A genomic segment from Glycine soja cultivar W05 chromosome 20, ASM419377v2, whole genome shotgun sequence encodes:
- the LOC114402556 gene encoding uncharacterized protein LOC114402556 has protein sequence MELEEAEDEEWYTTSSKYSFKNNAGNGCKVRRWLLKRGLCLGRKILVAGFLASAAPVVVPPLVVASAVGIVVSMPCAIFLASHACTQSLMSKLLPRPTPQDTLLREEMCFQPGNDVIHTYEEEQVLVYEIKRDIEMVGVQCLENGENMTSGSECGPQEEDATDGIEGHSRGETNGVQVQLISGDKNVVVTMIEEFKTPFDVTTVVLEESEDQAMEGDIEEAELQRETKGLLEKIRDEARTDMTRERGEYVEGICGGANESDKKFGPAVEDMEVAWEDTHSGIVEEDLGKEQDPNVCEEMLHSRNDESKDTMLEGKVFDNTNDSHKPMAEPSELLIPAEPIGDLPIEALAYNISVEEDSSENIDIHIVAKEEQEPPPDCPTILQNEKLDNNNSDFENQESQLHELNKRTYPLDAEAIEIANEGEVDLFDGKRIDPDECGYTIYLHEGSSKVDGHTDSTEVLVSSVEEESRPSECSSGENIVCPSQEVVVLDEEKIWKAMNIIRKIVGYEGRMQGSCSDELKALYIFTGVEPPTGTLDDPAEIKEKLHFLMSIVGIKSNDA, from the exons ATGGAATTGGAAGAAGCAGAAGATGAAGAATGGTATACTACTAGTAGTAAATACTCGTTCAAAAATAATGCTGGAAATGGTTGTAAGGTGAGGAGGTGGTTGCTCAAAAGGGGACTCTGTCTGGGAAGGAAGATCTTAGTGGCTGGCTTCTTAGCTTCTGCTGCCCCGGTGGTTGTTCCACCTCTTGTGGTTGCTTCTGCTGTTGGCATTGTTGTTTCTATGCCTTGTGCTATTTTCTTGGCTAGCCATGCTTGCACTCAGAGTTTAATGAGTAAGTTGCTCCCTAGGCCTACTCCTCAGGATACTTTGTTGCGTGAAGAGATGTGTTTTCAGCCAGGCAATGATGTTATACACACATATGAAGAGGAGCAAGTCCTTGTATATGAAATAAAGAGAGACATTGAAATGGTTGGTGTTCAATGTTTGGAGAATGGGGAAAATATGACATCAGGGAGTGAGTGTGGTCCACAAGAAGAAGATGCCACCGATGGAATAGAAGGACACTCAAGAGGAGAAACTAATGGGGTGCAAGTGCAACTAATAAGTGGGGATAAAAATGTAGTTGTGACAATGATTGAAGAATTTAAGACTCCCTTTGATGTTACAACTGTGGTTTTAGAGGAATCCGAGGATCAGGCCATGGAGGGTGACATAGAGGAAGCAGAGTTACAAAGAGAAACAAAGGGGCTGTTAGAAAAAATTAGAGATGAAGCTAGAACTGATATGACACGGGAGAGAGGAGAATATGTAGAAGGAATATGTGGAGGGGCAAATGAAAGTGATAAAAAATTTGGTCCAGCTGTTGAAGATATGGAGGTAGCATGGGAAGACACACATAGTGGTATCGTTGAAGAAGACTTGGGAAAGGAACAAGATCCAAATGTATGTGAAGAGATGCTTCATTCAAGAAATGATGAAAGTAAGGATACTATGTTAGAAGGAAAAGTATTTGATAACACAAATGATTCACATAAGCCAATGGCTGAACCTTCTGAACTGCTGATTCCAGCTGAACCAATTGGAGATTTGCCTATAGAAGCGCTGGCTTATAATATTTCAGTTGAGGAGGACTCGTCTGAAAATATTGACATACATATAGTTGCCAAAGAGGAACAGGAGCCTCCGCCGGATTGTCCTACTATACTGCAAAATGAGAAGTTAGATAATAACAATTCTGACTTTGAAAATCAAGAATCACAGCTGCATGAATTAAATAAAAGGACGTACCCGCTAGATGCAGAAGCTATAGAAATTGCTAATGAAGGTGAAGTTGATTTGTTTGATGGAAAACGGATAGACCCTGACGAGTGCGGATACACAATTTATTTGCATGAAG GATCTTCAAAAGTTGATGGGCATACAGATTCTACGGAGGTTCTTGTTTCGTCTGTAGAAGAAGAGTCCAGGCCATCTGAATGTTCCTCTGGAGAAAACATTGTTTGCCCTTCTCAAGAG GTTGTTGTATTGGATGAGGAGAAGATATGGAAAGCGATGAATATTATACGTAAGATAGTAGGATATGAAGGTAGAATGCAAGGATCATGTTCAGATGAATTAAAGGCTCTCTACATCTTCACTGGAGTTGAGCCCCCAACTGGTACTCTCGATGACCCCGCTGAAATCAAGGAGAAGCTCCACTTCCTTATGTCCATCGTTGGAATTAAGTCGAATGATGCTTAG
- the LOC114403047 gene encoding subtilisin-like protease SBT1.1, with translation MHGFSAVLSSEELETLKNTHGFVTAYPDRSATIDTTHTFEFLSFNPSNGLWNASNFGEGVIVGMIDTGVRPESESFKDDGMSRNIPSKWKGTCEPGQDFNTSTCNFKLIGARYFNKGVKAANPNITIRMNSARDTRGHGSHTSSTVAGNYVNGASFFGYAKGVARGIAPRARLAMYKVLWDEGGHGSDVLAGMDQAIADGVDVISISLGFDSVPLYEDPVAIAAFAAMEKGVLVSSSAGNAGTILGTLHNGIPWVLTVAAGTIDRTFGSLTLGDGKIIVGCTLFAANSIVEKFPLIYNKTVSACNSVKLLTGVATRGIIICDALDSVSVLTQIASVTAASVYGAVFISEDPELIERRRLFTPSIVISPNDAKSVIKYAKSAQKPFASINFQQTFVGIKPAPAVAIYSSRGPSPSYPGILKPDVMAPGSNVLAAFVPNKPSARIGTNVFLSSDYNFLSGTSMACPHASGVAALLKAAHPDWSAAAIRSALVTTANPLDNTQNPIRDNANLFQYASPLAMGAGEIEPNRALDPGLIYDATPQNYVNLLCALGYTNNQILSITRSRSYECSANPSSDLNYPSFIVLYSNKTRSTVREFRRIVTNVGDGAATYKVKVTQPKGSVVKVSPETLAFGYKNEKQSYSVTVKYTRNKKENISFGDIVWVEDGGARTVRSPIVVAPNELA, from the coding sequence ATGCATGGATTCAGTGCAGTGCTATCATCAGAGGAGTTGGAGACCCTAAAGAACACTCATGGTTTTGTCACAGCTTACCCTGATAGATCTGCCACCATAGACACCACACACACCTTTGAGTTTCTCTCTTTTAATCCCTCCAATGGCCTGTGGAATGCTTCAAATTTTGGAGAAGGTGTCATTGTGGGTATGATTGACACAGGTGTCAGGCCTGAAAGTGAGAGCTTCAAAGATGATGGCATGAGCAGAAACATCCCTTCCAAATGGAAAGGAACATGCGAGCCAGGACAAGACTTCAATACCTCCACGTGTAACTTCAAGTTAATTGGGGCTAGGTACTTCAACAAGGGTGTGAAAGCAGCGAATCCCAACATCACAATAAGAATGAACTCAGCGAGAGACACTCGGGGACATGGAAGCCACACATCATCCACTGTTGCTGGCAACTATGTTAATGGTGCTTCTTTCTTTGGCTACGCCAAAGGGGTAGCAAGAGGCATTGCACCAAGAGCTAGGCTTGCCATGTACAAGGTCCTTTGGGACGAAGGGGGTCACGGCTCTGATGTTCTTGCAGGAATGGACCAAGCCATTGCTGATGGGGTTGATGTCATTTCAATCTCATTGGGCTTTGATAGTGTTCCACTTTATGAGGATCCGGTGGCAATAGCTGCTTTTGCAGCAATGGAAAAAGGGGTGTTGGTTTCATCTTCAGCAGGAAACGCAGGTACTATACTTGGCACCTTGCACAATGGAATCCCTTGGGTCTTAACCGTGGCAGCAGGCACCATAGACCGCACATTTGGAAGCTTGACACTGGGAGATGGTAAAATCATTGTGGGTTGTACCTTGTTTGCTGCTAACTCAATAGTGGAGAAGTTTCCACTTATTTACAACAAGACTGTATCAGCATGCAACTCGGTTAAACTATTAACCGGAGTAGCCACAAGAGGGATCATTATATGTGATGCCTTGGACTCAGTTTCTGTCTTAACCCAAATAGCTTCTGTTACCGCGGCCAGTGTGTATGGGGCTGTGTTTATCTCTGAGGATCCAGAACTAATTGAAAGAAGACGTTTGTTCACTCCAAGCATTGTGATCAGCCCAAATGATGCAAAATCGGTGATCAAGTACGCGAAAAGTGCTCAAAAACCATTTGCCAGCATCAACTTTCAACAAACATTTGTTGGAATAAAGCCAGCACCAGCTGTTGCAATTTACTCTTCAAGAGGTCCTTCACCAAGCTACCCGGGGATCTTGAAGCCTGATGTAATGGCACCTGGCTCCAATGTTCTGGCTGCTTTTGTTCCAAATAAACCTTCAGCCAGAATTGGCACAAATGTGTTTTTGTCAAGTGACTACAATTTCTTGTCTGGAACATCCATGGCATGTCCTCATGCATCTGGTGTTGCTGCTCTTTTGAAAGCAGCACACCCTGATTGGAGTGCAGCTGCTATAAGATCTGCATTGGTTACAACTGCTAATCCCCTTGATAATACTCAAAATCCAATCAGGGATAATGCAAACCTATTTCAATATGCTTCTCCTCTTGCTATGGGAGCTGGTGAGATTGAACCTAATAGAGCACTTGATCCTGGTCTCATATATGATGCCACCCCTCAGAACTATGTTAACCTCCTTTGTGCTTTGGGATACACAAACAACCAAATCTTATCCATCACAAGATCAAGGTCCTATGAATGTTCTGCCAACCCCTCATCTGATCTTAACTACCCTTCGTTTATAGTTTTGTATAGTAACAAAACAAGATCAACAGTCCGAGAGTTTAGGAGGATCGTGACCAATGTTGGAGATGGTGCTGCTACTTACAAAGTCAAGGTGACACAACCCAAGGGCTCTGTTGTCAAGGTGTCACCTGAGACATTGGCATTTGGCTATAAGAATGAGAAGCAGAGCTACTCTGTTACTGTAAAgtacacaagaaacaagaaagaaaacatCTCATTTGGGGACATTGTTTGGGTCGAAGATGGTGGTGCACGCACGGTTAGAAGCCCCATTGTAGTGGCACCCAATGAACTTGCATGA
- the LOC114402191 gene encoding uncharacterized protein LOC114402191 has protein sequence MKFEDLAEGCMAKILSYTTPADVCRLSLVSKAFHSAAEANTVWDCFLPSDLSSIISLSSSVPPFHSIKDLYLYLSDRPTIIDQGTKSFQLEKRTGNKCYMLSARDLSIIWGDTTHYWEWTTLPESRFEEVARLRAVCWFDITGRMNTRVLSPNTNYAAFLVFKMIDAGGFHYDPAVLSVGILGGNSSTKNVCLDPNLVDNRLDDRFHGLQRPTVRSDGWLEIEMGEFFNPGLEEDELQIKVSETTSNWWKRGFILEGIEVRPKHVLSFPSQRIILLLSLPLYTVTPLLLPFNTPQTVTMTQSVVVDFNNLPEGCIANILSFTSPRDVCRLSLLSSTFRSAAQSDAVWNKFLPSDFHTILSQSSSLSLPSKKDLFLYLCQKPLLIDDGKKSFQLDKVYGKKCYMLSARNLFIVWGDTPRYWRWTSLPDARFSEVAELRSVCWLEIRGWINTGMLSPETLYGAYLVFKPNPSGFYGFDYQLVEVSIGIAGGENRKRTVFLDAERGRRLRYQIVPRRAGTGIFNRARFLAPVEAPPVEDNDSLDLQHPKERADEWLEVELGEFFNDGQEDKELEMGVYEIKSGDWKGGLLVQGIEIRPKRTPIN, from the exons ATGAAGTTTGAAGATTTGGCAGAAGGATGCATGGCAAAAATACTGTCCTACACCACTCCTGCGGATGTATGCAGGCTTTCTCTGGTTTCCAAAGCCTTTCATTCCGCGGCTGAAGCCAACACTGTGTGGGATTGCTTTCTCCCCTCTGATTTGTCCTCTATCATCTCCCTTTCTTCTTCCGTTCCTCCCTTTCACTCTATTAAGGATCTCTATCTCTATCTCTCCGATCGTCCCACCATCATCGATCAAGGTACAAAG AGTTTTCAATTGGAGAAGCGGACTGGGAACAAGTGTTACATGCTTTCCGCTAGAGATCTGAGCATTATATGGGGTGACACTACTCATTATTGGGAGTGGACAACCCTACCAGAGTCCAG GTTCGAAGAAGTTGCTAGGCTTCGAGCTGTGTGTTGGTTTGACATTACTGGGAGGATGAACACCCGCGTTTTGTCGCCAAATACTAATTATGCAGCTTTTCTTGTGTTCAAGATGATCGATGCCGGTGGATTTCACTACGATCCTGCGGTGTTATCAGTAGGTATTTTGGGAGGCAATAGCAGTACCAAAAATGTTTGTTTGGATCCCAACTTAGTAGATAATCGACTTGATGATAGATTCCATGGACTCCAACGTCCAACTGTGAGGAGCGATGGGTGGCTGGAGATTGAGATGGGTGAGTTCTTCAATCCAGgcctagaagaagatgagttgcaGATTAAAGTCTCGGAGACAACAAGTAATTGGTGGAAGCGCGGTTTCATTCTTGAAGGAATAGAAGTTAGGCCTAAACATGTT CTAAGCTTCCCTTCTCAACGAATCATCCTCCTCCTCTCACTGCCCTTATATACCGTCACACCCCTCCTCCTTCCCTTCAACACACCACAAACTGTTACAATGACACAAAGCGTTGTCGTAGACTTCAACAATCTCCCCGAAGGTTGCATAGCAAACATTCTCTCCTTCACATCTCCTAGGGACGTGTGTAGACTCTCTTTGCTTTCATCCACTTTCAGATCCGCCGCTCAATCCGACGCTGTCTGGAACAAGTTTTTGCCTTCAGATTTCCACACCATACTttcccaatcttcctctttatCTCTTCCTTCTAAGAAGGACCTCTTTCTCTATCTCTGCCAAAAACCGCTCCTCATAGACGATGGTAAAAAG AGCTTTCAACTGGATAAAGTATACGGTAAGAAATGCTACATGTTATCAGCGAGGAATCTCTTCATTGTATGGGGAGACACTCCCAGGTATTGGCGCTGGACTTCGCTTCCAGATGCCAG GTTTTCTGAGGTAGCTGAGTTAAGGAGTGTGTGCTGGTTGGAAATCCGGGGCTGGATCAACACGGGGATGCTGTCCCCGGAGACATTGTATGGGGCGTACCTTGTGTTCAAGCCAAACCCTTCTGGATTCTACGGCTTCGATTACCAGTTAGTGGAAGTGTCCATCGGAATCGCTGGCGGCGAGAATCGCAAGCGAACCGTTTTCTTGGACGCCGAAAGAGGACGGAGGCTAAGGTACCAGATTGTTCCTCGCCGTGCCGGGACTGGGATATTCAACCGTGCACGTTTCCTTGCCCCTGTTGAGGCACCCCCTGTAGAAGATAACGATAGTCTCGATCTTCAGCACCCAAAGGAGAGAGCAGATGAATGGTTGGAGGTGGAATTGGGAGAGTTCTTCAACGATGGACAAGAGGACAAGGAATTGGAAATGGGTGTTTATGAGATCAAGAGTGGTGATTGGAAGGGTGGCCTTCTTGTTCAAGGAATCGAAATAAGGCCTAAAAGGACGCCCATAAATTAA
- the LOC114403085 gene encoding probable serine/threonine-protein kinase PBL25 has protein sequence MNCFPCCGPKKSNSKREHGSPPPELVTAKAQDMKKQKADEQNQAGTANIQAQAFSFRELATATKNFRQECLLDEGGFGRIYRGIIPATGQLVAVKQLDRNGMQSSNEFLAEVAELSLLHHENLVNLIGYCADGDQRLLVYDLFAARTLENRLFENKPDEGPLNWFDRMKIVVGASKGLEYLHETTNPPLIFRDLKASSILVDSDLLAKLCDVGMAKLSGGDKINNGPPRLMGTYGHCAPEYVRAGQLTMKSDVYSFGVVLLELITGRRAIDTTRPNEEQNLVAWATPLFRDPKRYPDMADPLLNKNFPEKDLNQVVAIASMCLQEEAEARPLISDVVNALSFLSAPPPPAAPVPKKSDVAESERESESESGSEAISSKGSRRSSVDESQHDSDSHLPPAVSSKPSRKSSTRSSKGALSSESGDEVSVSSSSKSSRKSHGDLSHKSSKKSSVKDLSQKSSKKSSVKDLSQKSSRKSSVEDLSQQKSSKKSSVEDLSQKSSRKSSTTKDLSQKSSRKSSIRDLSQKSSRKSSSKVLSHKSSMASDDGSISSSSCRSSSVGSERSSMRLSQGSFHSDPSYSSKRKEDESMHLLDRASSLRSDEDSGHPFDQTSSSGSSVYSR, from the exons ATGAATTGCTTCCCTTGTTGTGGCCCTAAAAAAAGCAATAGCAAGAGGGAGCATGGTTCTCCACCCCCAGAACTTGTTACAGCAAAAGCACAAG ATATGAAGAAACAAAAAGCAGACGAACAAAACCAAGCTGGCACTGCCAATATTCAGGCACAGGCTTTCAGTTTCCGTGAGCTAGCAACTGCAACAAAGAATTTCCGTCAGGAATGCCTACTTGACGAAGGAGGTTTCGGCAGAATCTACAGAGGGATAATTCCTGCCACCGGCCAG CTTGTGGCCGTGAAGCAACTCGACCGAAATGGGATGCAAAGCAGTAATGAGTTTCTGGCTGAGGTTGCTGAGCTAAGTCTCTTGCACCATGAAAATCTGGTCAATCTCATTGGTTATTGTGCTGATGGAGATCAACGTCTTTTGGTATACGACTTATTTGCTGCGCGTACTCTTGAAAATCGTCTTTTTG AGAATAAACCGGATGAAGGTCCATTAAATTGGTTTGACAGAATGAAAATAGTAGTGGGTGCTTCTAAAGGACTAGAGTACTTGCATGAGACTACCAACCCCCCGCTTATATTCCGGGACTTGAAAGCGTCCAGCATTTTGGTGGACAGTGATCTCCTTGCAAAACTATGTGATGTTGGCATGGCCAAGCTTTCTGGTGGAGACAAGATAAACAATGGACCTCCAAGACTTATGGGTACCTATGGTCACTGTGCTCCCGAGTATGTAAGAGCTGGTCAACTCACCATGAAATCAGATGTATACAGTTTCGGAGTTGTCTTGCTAGAGCTCATAACTGGACGAAGAGCCATTGACACCACAAGGCCAAACGAAGAGCAAAATCTTGTTGCATGG GCAACACCATTATTTAGGGATCCCAAGAGATACCCAGACATGGCAGATCCACTTCTTAATAAGAACTTTCCAGAAAAAGATCTGAATCAAGTTGTTGCAATAGCATCCATGTGCTTACAGGAGGAAGCAGAAGCTCGTCCTTTGATCAGTGACGTTGTAAACGCTCTCAGCTTTCTATCCGCGCCTCCTCCTCCTGCTGCTCCTGTCCCTAAAAAGAGTGATGTTGCTGAAAGCGAAAGGGAAAGCGAGAGTGAGAGTGGAAGCGAAGCAATATCTAGCAAGGGAAGCCGCAGATCATCGGTGGATGAAAGCCAACATGATTCTGATAGCCATCTTCCACCAGCGGTTTCATCTAAACCAAGCCGCAAAAGCAGCACCAGATCAAGTAAGGGAGCACTCAGTTCAGAATCAGGAGATGAAGTTAGCGTTTCTTCCAGCAGCAAGAGCAGTAGGAAATCGCACGGTGATTTAAGCCACAAGAGCAGCAAAAAATCTTCAGTGAAAGATTTAAGCCAGAAGAGCAGCAAGAAATCTTCAGTGAAAGATTTAAGCCAGAAGAGCAGCAGAAAATCTTCCGTGGAAGATTTAAGCCAGCAGAAGAGCAGCAAAAAATCCTCTGTGGAAGATTTAAGCCAGAAGAGCAGCAGAAAGTCTTCTACTACCAAAGACTTAAGCCAGAAGAGCAGCAGAAAATCTTCCATCAGAGATCTGAGCCAAAAGAGCAGTAGAAAATCTTCTAGCAAAGTTTTGAGCCATAAGAGTAGCATGGCATCGGATGATGGAAGCATTTCCTCATCAAGCTGCCGTAGCAGCAGTGTGGGATCAGAGCGTAGCAGCATGAGGCTATCACAAGGGAGTTTTCACTCAGACCCATCATATAGCAGCAAAAGGAAAGAGGATGAGAGCATGCATTTATTAGACCGTGCAAGCAGCTTGCGATCTGATGAGGATAGTGGTCACCCTTTTGACCAAACTAGCAGCAGTGGATCAAGTGTTTATTCGAGATAA
- the LOC114401358 gene encoding uncharacterized protein LOC114401358, which translates to MDEWKRDGHNIPAFGNWDFTDEFPITCYFECATPARLHNKPRPLRNHIKQETRNKERRCRHVNGNANKGKLYDVREQQRKPIRISKHVQVQQYDTVPRTPKPVDEDLYKIPPELLHTTNKRKKLLGFISKCLVLLVCHEHC; encoded by the exons ATGGAC GAATGGAAGAGAGACGGACACAATATTCCAGCGTTTGGGAACTGGGATTTCACCGATGAGTTTCCAATCACTTGTTATTTCGAGTGTGCCACACCGGCCCGTCTTCATAACAAACCTCGTCCTCTCCGAAATCATATCAAACAG GAAACGAGGAACAAGGAGAGGCGGTGCCGACATGTTAATGGTAATGCTAACAAAGGAAAATTGTACGACGTAAGGGAACAGCAGAGGAAGCCAATTAGAATAAGCAAGCATGTGCAGGTGCAACAATACGACACCGTTCCACGAACTCCTAAACCTGTTGACGAAGATCTCTATAAGATCCCTCCCGAACTCCTCCACACTACCAACAAACGG AAGAAATTGCTGGGGTTCATTTCCAAGTGTCTTGTACTACTTGTGTGTCACGAGCATTGCTAA
- the LOC114402193 gene encoding U-box domain-containing protein 9-like: MVTEEKVHALKDKLRESVKIIVESDDYTVDAADEAMDALSALKDLKCTTSLSRNLDDAAVPPHFRCPLSGNLMTDPVILASGQNFDRAFIQRWLNEVRRICPKTQQVLSHSILTPNCFLQNMISLWCKEHGVELPKPVWDIHGEKLAEDHRLHMRSLLYKLSLSVSEQKEAAKELRQLTKRIPTFRTLFGDSEVIQLMLRPLSPGTASVDPELHEDLITTLLNLSIHDNNKRVLAEDEKVISLLIESLKYSGTVETRSNAAAAIFSMSAIDANRHIIGKSGVIKYLVDLLEEGHPPAMRDAASALFKLCYTHENKGRTVREGAVQVILGKIVDHVLVDELLALLALLSSHHMAVEALVNHGAVPFLLDILREKENTSEERIKENCVVILCTICFNDREKRREIGEDEMVNGTLYELAQRGNSRAQRKARAILESLHVPQSSTS; encoded by the exons ATGGTGACAGAGGAGAAAGTACATGCACTGAAAGACAAGTTGCGGGAGTCGGTCAAGATTATCGTGGAGAGTGATGACTACACCGTGGACGCCGCGGACGAGGCCATGGATGCTCTTTCTGCTCTCAAGGATTTGAAATGCACCACTTCTCTCTCTCGCAACTTGGACGATGCAGCTGTTCCTCCACACTTTCGCTGCCCCCTCTCTGGAAATTTGATGACAGATCCTGTTATCTTGGCCTCTGGACAG AATTTTGATCGGGCTTTCATTCAGAGGTGGCTGAACGAGGTCCGCAGAATTTGCCCTAAGACTCAGCAAGTCCTCTCTCACTCCATCCTGACCCCTAATTGCTTTCTCCAAAACATGATTTCACTGTGGTGTAAAGAGCATGGAGTTGAGCTTCCAAAGCCCGTTTGGGACATTCACGGTGAAAAATTAGCCGAAGATCACAGACTCCATATGCGTTCTCTTCTCTACAAGCTATCACTTTCTGTCTCCGAACAAAAAGAAGCTGCAAAAGAGCTTCGGCAGTTAACAAAGCGAATTCCGACGTTTCGAACACTCTTTGGTGACTCAGAAGTGATTCAACTAATGCTGAGACCCTTATCACCCGGCACGGCCTCCGTGGACCCCGAGCTCCACGAGGACTTGATCACAACTCTTCTTAATCTCTCAATTCACGATAACAACAAGAGGGTCTTAGCAGAGGACGAAAAGGTCATTTCACTTCTTATCGAATCGTTGAAATATTCAGGAACAGTTGAAACGAGAAGCAATGCAGCTGCAGCCATTTTCTCAATGTCAGCTATTGATGCAAACAGGCACATAATTGGAAAATCCGGAGTTATCAAATACTTGGTGGATTTATTAGAAGAGGGGCATCCACCAGCAATGAGAGATGCTGCTTCAGCACTGTTCAAGCTATGCTACACGCATGAAAACAAAGGGAGAACCGTGCGAGAAGGTGCAGTGCAGGTTATTCTCGGCAAGATCGTTGACCATGTTTTAGTTGATGAGTTGTTGGCACTGCTAGCACTTCTCTCTTCGCATCACATGGCTGTTGAAGCATTGGTGAACCATGGTGCTGTACCATTCTTGTTGGATATcttaagggaaaaggaaaacacATCAGAAGAACGCATCAAGGAAAACTGTGTTGTTATTCTGTGCACAATCTGTTTCAATGATAGAGAAAAAAGGAGGGAAATTGGAGAGGATGAAATGGTCAATGGCACACTGTATGAGCTTGCACAACGCGGGAATTCAAGGGCCCAAAGGAAAGCTAGGGCTATTCTTGAAAGTCTCCACGTGCCTCAATCCTCTACTAGCTAG